The Bradyrhizobium sp. LLZ17 genomic sequence CCGTGGTCGATCTCAAGCTCGGCGGCGCCTCGGGGCTTACCTGCGTCGAGCTCCTGCACGCGCATGATGACGAGATGCTGATCGTGGTGCTCACCGGATTTGCCAGCATCTCGACCGCGGTCGAGGCGATCAAGCTGGGCGCCTGCCATTATCTGGCGAAACCCTCCAACACCGACGACATCGAAGCCGCCTTCAACAAGGCCGAAGGCAACGCCGAGGTCGCGCTGGACGTGCGGCCGACATCGATCAAGACGCTGGAATGGGAACGCATCCACCAGACGCTGATCGAGACGGATTTCAACATCTCGGAAGCCGCGCGGCGACTGGGAATGCACCGGCGCACGCTGGCAAGGAAGCTCGAGAAGCGGCCGGTGAAGTAAGCGGTTCGCCGCCCCGGGACGGAAAACACTCCCCCGAGCTGATGACCTCGCGGCCATGCCTCACTAGACTGTCCGATGCGGCGGCTGAGGGCCGCCGCTCTGCTGCAACGGTCCAACTGAGGAGATCGCCGCGTGACAATGCTGATCGAGCGCCTCGACTCGTCTGCCGCGCTGGCGCGTGCGCGCAGCGAACGCGACACCGAAACCGTTCAGTTTGCACAGGCGGCACTCGAAGCCGGCAAGAAGGAGGGCCTACGACTGGCCGTCCAGGCGCGCTATGTCGCTCTCGCCGTCATCGCCTGCCTGCTGCTGGCCATCAACCCGGTTTGGGAGCAACTCTATTACGTGGCGTTGCTCGGCATGTTCGCACTGATCGGCTGGGCCCAGGTCAGGGTGGGGCGGCTCGGCGTGTCGCGGGCCGAACTGGCGCTTATGTTCTGCGACCTGGCGCTGCTCACATTCGTCATCCTCGTCCCGAACCCATTCGTTACGACGCACTGGCCAATGGCGATGCAATACCATTTCGGCAACTTCATCTACTTCTTCGTGCTGCTCTCGGGC encodes the following:
- a CDS encoding response regulator transcription factor produces the protein MTPDRSLIVVEDDAGFARTLKRSFERRGYEVVLAASIEEVRNVLEERSFGYAVVDLKLGGASGLTCVELLHAHDDEMLIVVLTGFASISTAVEAIKLGACHYLAKPSNTDDIEAAFNKAEGNAEVALDVRPTSIKTLEWERIHQTLIETDFNISEAARRLGMHRRTLARKLEKRPVK